In Thalassoglobus sp. JC818, the following are encoded in one genomic region:
- a CDS encoding DUF1579 family protein produces the protein MSTSANTQHSELANQWFDRLCGSWTGSCRTWFEPGQLADESPIQGHFEKTIGGNFLRHHYTGQIRNSPRVGEELFVFNPVGATIDVSWADSFHMSTSVMLSRGTLTQETLDVTGQYMTGVDTPDWGWRTVYDLISSDELIITAYNISPEGESAQALETKYRRSGKA, from the coding sequence ATGAGTACTTCCGCAAACACTCAACATTCTGAACTCGCCAATCAGTGGTTCGATCGCTTGTGTGGATCGTGGACCGGGAGTTGCCGAACTTGGTTTGAACCAGGTCAGCTTGCGGATGAGTCTCCAATCCAAGGGCACTTCGAAAAGACAATTGGAGGCAACTTTCTCCGTCATCACTACACAGGTCAAATTCGAAACTCTCCGCGGGTCGGTGAAGAACTTTTCGTTTTCAATCCGGTCGGTGCGACGATCGACGTGAGTTGGGCAGACTCATTTCACATGAGTACATCGGTCATGCTATCTCGCGGGACGCTGACACAAGAGACACTCGACGTGACTGGTCAATACATGACCGGAGTTGATACTCCCGACTGGGGGTGGAGAACCGTTTATGACCTCATCAGTTCCGACGAGTTGATCATCACAGCTTACAACATCAGCCCGGAAGGCGAGTCCGCTCAAGCGCTCGAAACGAAGTACCGTCGCAGCGGTAAAGCTTGA